One Brachyspira pilosicoli P43/6/78 genomic window carries:
- a CDS encoding rubrerythrin family protein encodes MLKKISLFISLMFIFFSFANAQTAKSTLDGMMQSYNGEMNASSMYAEFAKKSQNKSVATMFKAASAAEAIHAKLLNDMAISNKLTTKPLTAKIDPVKTSTDNEHLKAGIKGETYEYTKMYPAFSKVAMAEGNKDVANLMNMIASVEKTHAQLYDKTMRDLAAGKGLPEGYYVCPVCGYIEKGSSPDTCPICNAAGSTFQAFLS; translated from the coding sequence ATGTTAAAAAAAATTTCTTTATTTATCTCATTAATGTTTATCTTTTTTAGTTTTGCAAACGCTCAAACAGCTAAATCTACATTAGACGGCATGATGCAGTCTTATAATGGAGAGATGAATGCTTCATCTATGTATGCAGAGTTTGCTAAAAAATCACAAAATAAAAGCGTAGCAACTATGTTTAAAGCTGCTTCTGCTGCGGAGGCTATACATGCTAAACTTTTAAATGATATGGCTATATCTAATAAATTAACTACTAAGCCTTTAACTGCTAAAATTGATCCTGTTAAAACATCTACAGATAATGAACATTTAAAAGCTGGAATAAAAGGCGAAACTTATGAATACACTAAAATGTATCCTGCTTTCAGTAAAGTAGCTATGGCTGAAGGAAATAAAGATGTTGCTAATCTAATGAATATGATAGCAAGCGTTGAAAAAACTCATGCTCAGTTATATGATAAAACTATGAGAGATTTAGCTGCTGGAAAAGGATTACCTGAAGGTTATTATGTATGTCCTGTTTGCGGATATATAGAAAAAGGAAGCTCTCCAGATACATGTCCTATTTGTAATGCTGCTGGAAGCACTTTCCAAGCTTTTTTGAGCTAA
- a CDS encoding aminotransferase class V-fold PLP-dependent enzyme — MIYFDNAATTLKKPDTVAKAVFDAINSFANASRGSYELSLNSERVMLDTREKIVKLFNGYSPNYVAFTSNSTEALNTAIKGILNKNSHVITTSLEHNSVLRPLYEMQELGTELTIIKSNNKGELNYNDIEKSIKQNTKAIICTHASNVVGDILDIEFIGDLCTKHNILFILDASQTAGSINIDMKKNNIDVVCFTGHKGLMGPQGTGGLCIKKGVDIKPLKTGGSGIKTYSKTHPENMPTRLEAGTLNSHSIAGLNAALEFIENETTEKIRDKERELADCFYNGIKNIENIKLYGNYNTKKRTSIVALNIGDTDSAKVSDILSSKYNIATRSGGHCAPLMHEALGTVKQGIVRFSFSYFNTFEEIENGIDAVREIGKSL; from the coding sequence ATGATATATTTTGACAATGCAGCTACTACATTAAAAAAACCAGACACAGTTGCTAAGGCAGTTTTTGATGCAATAAACAGTTTTGCAAATGCTTCAAGAGGCTCTTATGAATTATCATTAAATAGTGAAAGAGTTATGCTTGATACAAGAGAGAAAATAGTTAAACTTTTTAATGGATATAGCCCTAATTATGTTGCATTTACAAGCAATTCTACAGAAGCATTAAACACAGCAATAAAAGGCATATTAAATAAAAATAGTCATGTTATAACCACCTCTCTTGAACATAACAGCGTTTTAAGACCTCTTTATGAAATGCAAGAACTTGGAACAGAGCTTACAATAATAAAATCAAATAACAAAGGCGAACTAAATTATAATGATATAGAAAAAAGCATAAAACAAAACACTAAAGCAATTATTTGTACGCATGCTTCTAATGTTGTAGGTGATATTTTGGATATTGAGTTTATTGGCGATTTATGCACTAAACATAATATATTATTTATACTCGATGCTTCTCAAACAGCAGGAAGTATTAATATAGATATGAAGAAAAACAATATAGATGTAGTATGTTTTACTGGTCATAAAGGTTTGATGGGTCCCCAAGGAACTGGAGGATTATGCATAAAAAAAGGCGTAGATATTAAGCCATTAAAAACAGGAGGCTCTGGAATAAAAACCTATTCAAAGACACACCCAGAAAATATGCCTACAAGACTTGAAGCGGGTACATTAAATAGTCATTCTATAGCCGGGCTTAATGCTGCTTTAGAGTTTATAGAAAATGAAACTACAGAAAAAATCAGAGATAAAGAAAGAGAGTTAGCTGATTGCTTTTATAATGGAATTAAAAACATAGAAAACATTAAGCTTTATGGAAATTATAATACAAAAAAAAGAACTTCTATAGTAGCTTTAAATATTGGAGATACGGATTCTGCCAAAGTGTCTGATATATTATCAAGCAAATATAACATAGCAACTAGGTCTGGAGGGCATTGTGCACCTCTTATGCATGAGGCTTTGGGTACTGTTAAGCAGGGCATTGTGAGATTTAGCTTTTCTTATTTTAATACATTTGAAGAGATAGAAAATGGAATTGATGCTGTGAGGGAGATAGGTAAAAGTTTATAA
- a CDS encoding ankyrin repeat domain-containing protein — protein MKKVFVILFLFNILLYSKTLDELLFSAVEDNNIKKVQSYLEQGANCNALDSYDRTALMNASVSGYNDIAKLLIEEGTDVNIRDKAGATALMYTARDTNYEMVEFLLKNGADVNIRDTEGDTALYYSIEHNSRGQKNETENAIKILNLLIKYGADVNTKNDKGTSLLDVSYRISESFDKNKEMFKILVENGFDLESRIKADRSDYDYTPLMIAVYKKDYDMVKYLLDKGANPNTANNEKKTALMIAIANNNFDISKLLIQQGANINTKDEYGYTALMRAAMIGSYEMVKFLLENGANINTKDNDGNTVLYYNIYYAGYGEEERLENAKKIFNLLIKYGADVNTKNNYGASLLNISYRASTALVQNREMFKVLVENGFDLESRIDGGEHSPDDYDYTPLMIAAAINDYDMVKFLVEKGADVNAKTHSEYSSVETPLLLSLDYEHIESRYDENSSVAEYLINNGADINVTNEDGETPLMYASKLHNIKVIELLIQKGADINAFNNYGNTALIYGVNNLETVKLLVENGADVNFYKGGSTALISACEYSHERNIDVIKYLVSKNANINAQDNKGDTALNKTLDTSDEGSIDILDFEIANFLIEQGADVNIKNKREYTPFIYLGMGEGNFNNKSFQEYRIKLAEVLLEKGADINAKDYNGYTSLMWACASSGSRFAEPYVKFLVEKGADINIEDNHGDTALDIAENLKLRKIVSILKKAQRAQRNRN, from the coding sequence ATGAAAAAAGTATTTGTTATATTATTCTTGTTTAATATTCTTTTGTATTCTAAAACTTTAGATGAATTGTTATTTTCTGCTGTAGAAGATAATAATATAAAAAAAGTTCAATCATATTTAGAGCAAGGTGCAAACTGTAATGCATTAGATTCTTATGATAGAACAGCTTTAATGAATGCTTCTGTAAGTGGATATAATGATATAGCAAAATTGCTTATAGAAGAAGGTACTGATGTCAATATTCGAGATAAAGCAGGTGCTACAGCATTAATGTATACTGCTAGAGATACAAATTATGAAATGGTTGAATTTTTATTAAAAAATGGTGCTGATGTAAACATTAGAGATACAGAAGGAGATACTGCATTATATTATAGTATTGAGCATAATAGTCGCGGACAAAAAAATGAAACAGAAAATGCTATAAAAATACTTAATTTATTAATAAAATACGGTGCTGATGTAAATACTAAAAACGATAAAGGAACATCTCTTCTTGATGTATCCTATAGAATTTCAGAATCTTTTGATAAAAATAAAGAAATGTTTAAAATATTAGTTGAAAATGGTTTTGATTTAGAGTCAAGAATAAAGGCGGATAGATCTGATTATGATTATACTCCTTTAATGATTGCTGTTTATAAAAAAGATTATGATATGGTTAAATATTTGCTTGATAAAGGTGCCAATCCTAATACAGCAAATAATGAAAAGAAAACTGCTTTAATGATTGCTATTGCTAATAATAATTTTGATATTTCAAAATTACTTATACAACAAGGTGCCAATATAAACACAAAAGATGAATATGGTTATACAGCATTAATGAGAGCTGCTATGATAGGAAGCTATGAAATGGTTAAATTTTTATTAGAAAATGGTGCCAATATAAATACTAAAGATAATGATGGAAACACTGTATTATATTATAATATTTACTATGCTGGTTATGGAGAAGAAGAAAGACTAGAAAATGCTAAAAAAATATTTAATTTATTAATAAAATATGGTGCTGATGTAAATACTAAAAACAATTATGGAGCATCACTTCTTAATATATCTTATAGAGCTTCAACAGCATTGGTACAAAATAGAGAAATGTTTAAAGTATTAGTAGAAAATGGTTTTGACTTAGAATCAAGAATAGATGGTGGGGAGCATTCTCCTGATGATTATGATTATACTCCTTTAATGATAGCAGCTGCAATAAATGACTATGATATGGTTAAATTTTTAGTTGAAAAAGGTGCTGATGTAAATGCCAAAACACATTCTGAATATAGCTCAGTAGAAACTCCTCTATTACTCTCATTAGATTATGAACATATTGAATCTAGATATGATGAAAATTCATCTGTTGCAGAATATTTAATAAATAATGGTGCTGATATAAATGTAACAAATGAGGATGGAGAGACACCTTTAATGTATGCTTCCAAACTTCATAATATAAAAGTGATAGAACTTCTAATACAAAAAGGTGCTGATATAAATGCTTTCAATAATTATGGAAATACAGCCTTAATATATGGTGTAAATAATTTAGAAACAGTAAAATTATTAGTTGAAAACGGTGCAGATGTAAACTTTTATAAAGGAGGAAGTACTGCTTTAATATCAGCATGTGAGTATAGTCATGAAAGAAATATAGATGTAATAAAATATTTAGTTTCAAAAAATGCCAATATAAATGCACAAGATAATAAAGGAGACACAGCTTTAAATAAAACTCTTGATACTTCAGATGAAGGCAGTATTGATATATTAGACTTTGAAATAGCTAATTTTTTAATAGAGCAAGGTGCTGATGTAAACATAAAAAATAAACGAGAATATACTCCTTTTATATATCTTGGTATGGGTGAAGGTAATTTTAATAATAAAAGTTTTCAGGAATATCGTATAAAATTAGCTGAAGTTTTATTAGAAAAAGGTGCAGATATTAATGCCAAAGATTATAATGGATACACTTCTTTAATGTGGGCTTGTGCATCATCAGGATCAAGGTTTGCTGAACCATATGTTAAATTTCTAGTAGAAAAAGGAGCCGATATAAATATAGAAGATAACCATGGAGATACTGCTTTAGATATAGCAGAGAATCTTAAACTTAGAAAAATTGTAAGTATTTTAAAAAAAGCTCAAAGAGCTCAAAGAAATAGAAACTAA
- a CDS encoding double-cubane-cluster-containing anaerobic reductase, producing MSNNYLPEIFETFNDARKKGFITMKEEKDKGKKVVGTFCTYTPREVIYAADAIAVSLCSTSDETIPEAEKYLPKNLCPLIKSSYGFAVTDKCPYMYFSDIIVGETTCDGKKKMYELLGEIKDTHVMQLPYSKNEFAVALWKNEIKELIKKLEEKFNVKITEDKLKDAIKLCNEERKVIREFFNLGKLVPSPIKGSDMHEALQSSNYKFDRKLYIEEIKNLVDTFNDKYKKGESPFNKNTPRILITGCPTGGLVEKIVKQLEEVGGNVVCFESCVGTKNFEMLVDENKEPIEAIAERYLNIPCSVMSPNNERMEIIKRYIDEYKIDGVVDVILSSCHTYAVEGEKIRRTVEECGKSYLQIETNYSNSDTAQLRTRLEAFVEML from the coding sequence ATGTCTAATAATTATTTGCCTGAAATTTTTGAAACTTTTAATGATGCCCGTAAAAAAGGCTTTATTACAATGAAAGAAGAGAAGGATAAAGGAAAGAAAGTAGTTGGTACTTTTTGCACATATACGCCAAGAGAGGTAATATATGCAGCTGATGCTATAGCGGTATCATTATGTTCTACCAGTGATGAAACTATACCAGAGGCAGAAAAATATTTGCCTAAGAACTTATGTCCTTTAATAAAATCTAGTTATGGTTTTGCTGTTACAGATAAATGTCCTTATATGTATTTTTCAGACATTATAGTAGGGGAGACCACTTGCGATGGTAAGAAAAAAATGTATGAGCTTTTGGGAGAGATAAAAGATACACATGTTATGCAGCTTCCATATTCAAAAAACGAATTTGCTGTTGCTCTTTGGAAAAATGAGATTAAAGAACTTATAAAAAAATTAGAAGAAAAATTTAATGTAAAAATTACAGAAGATAAATTAAAAGATGCTATAAAGTTATGCAATGAAGAGAGAAAAGTAATAAGAGAGTTTTTTAATTTAGGTAAATTAGTGCCTTCTCCTATAAAGGGAAGTGATATGCATGAGGCTTTGCAATCATCTAATTATAAATTTGATAGAAAGCTTTATATAGAAGAGATAAAAAATCTAGTTGATACTTTTAATGATAAATATAAAAAAGGTGAATCTCCGTTTAATAAAAATACTCCAAGGATACTTATTACAGGCTGTCCTACTGGCGGGCTTGTAGAAAAGATAGTGAAACAGCTTGAAGAGGTTGGGGGTAATGTTGTATGTTTTGAAAGCTGTGTTGGCACAAAGAATTTTGAGATGCTTGTTGATGAGAACAAAGAGCCTATAGAGGCTATTGCTGAGAGATATTTAAATATACCTTGTTCTGTTATGAGTCCTAACAATGAAAGAATGGAGATTATAAAAAGATATATTGATGAATATAAAATAGATGGTGTAGTTGACGTTATTTTAAGTTCTTGCCATACTTATGCTGTTGAAGGTGAAAAGATTAGACGCACTGTAGAAGAATGCGGAAAGTCATATTTACAAATAGAGACTAATTATTCTAATAGTGATACTGCTCAGCTTAGAACTAGATTAGAAGCTTTTGTTGAGATGCTATAA
- the yqeB gene encoding selenium-dependent molybdenum cofactor biosynthesis protein YqeB, with protein sequence MSLINNELVIVRGAGDLATGVVYSLYKAHFKVIILETQHPSAIRRKVALSEAVYDGKTKVEDIEAVLVKNYEEALNIIANKDYKEIPILIDPNCEILNHIKPTFLIDAIIAKKNLGTNKSMAKYTIVLGPGFTAGKDCDIVIETMRGHNLGRMYLEGEAIPNTGIPGNIGGKEAERVIHASSDGIIENIKNIGDFVREKEVIAYINNDNKKIEVIAPFEGLLRGIIRDGFKVHNGLKIADIDPRKSEYDNCFTISDKARNLGGAVLTAMIYLYNR encoded by the coding sequence ATGAGTTTAATTAATAATGAACTTGTAATTGTAAGAGGAGCTGGTGATTTAGCTACTGGTGTTGTGTACTCTCTATATAAGGCTCATTTCAAAGTTATTATATTAGAGACGCAGCACCCCTCTGCTATAAGAAGAAAGGTTGCATTATCTGAAGCTGTTTATGATGGTAAAACAAAAGTAGAAGATATTGAAGCTGTACTTGTAAAAAACTATGAAGAGGCTCTTAATATAATTGCAAATAAAGATTATAAAGAAATTCCTATTCTTATTGACCCTAACTGTGAAATATTAAATCATATAAAACCAACATTTTTAATTGATGCTATAATCGCTAAAAAAAATCTAGGCACTAATAAATCTATGGCAAAATATACTATAGTATTAGGACCTGGTTTTACTGCAGGCAAAGACTGCGATATTGTTATAGAAACTATGAGAGGCCACAATCTTGGAAGAATGTATTTAGAAGGCGAAGCTATACCAAACACAGGAATACCAGGAAACATTGGAGGCAAAGAAGCTGAAAGAGTAATACATGCAAGCTCTGACGGCATTATTGAAAACATAAAAAACATAGGCGATTTTGTGAGAGAAAAAGAAGTTATAGCATATATAAACAACGATAACAAAAAAATAGAAGTAATAGCACCTTTTGAAGGGCTTTTGCGAGGCATTATAAGAGATGGTTTTAAAGTACACAATGGATTAAAAATAGCAGATATTGACCCTAGAAAATCTGAATATGATAACTGTTTTACTATTTCAGACAAGGCAAGAAACTTGGGCGGAGCTGTGCTTACTGCTATGATCTATTTATATAATAGATAA
- the hydA gene encoding dihydropyrimidinase, translating to MKIIIKNGTIVNASETYKADILIEDEKISKIGTDLKCEGAEIIDASGKYVMPGGIDVHTHMDIDVGIGRAVDDFYTGTVAAACGGTTTIVDHMGFGPKDCDVFHQLKYYHTLADNKAVIDYSFHGVLQHVDEDVLNGLEVLAKEEGLQSTKLYLTYNYKIEDDNVVRVLKKMKELNGVSAFHAENHYVVEYLKKKFVEEGKTSVHYHPISRPPEAEAEAVNRIIHLSVIAGNAPVYIVHTSAAKSVDEIVNARALGHKNIFSETCPQYLVLTDKEYDREDGLKFVMSPPLRKQEDSDRLWKAIADGHIQVIATDHCPFNYETDKIKGKDNFTKCPNGAGGVEERYPLMFSEGVMKGRISINKFVETLCYNPALIYGLYPEKGAIIPNADADITIIDPNKKSVITKTNMHGACDYTAYEGIELLCSIDTVISRGKIVCKDNKFVGTKGHGKFIKRKTLDKYADFSNHFKLGDYVDIDCN from the coding sequence ATGAAAATTATTATAAAAAATGGTACTATAGTTAATGCTTCAGAAACTTATAAAGCTGATATATTAATAGAAGATGAAAAAATATCTAAAATAGGTACTGATTTAAAATGCGAAGGAGCAGAAATAATTGATGCTTCAGGTAAGTATGTAATGCCTGGTGGAATTGATGTTCATACGCATATGGATATAGATGTAGGAATTGGCAGAGCTGTTGATGATTTTTATACTGGTACTGTTGCCGCTGCTTGCGGGGGCACTACCACTATAGTTGATCATATGGGCTTTGGACCTAAAGACTGCGATGTGTTTCATCAATTAAAATATTATCATACTCTTGCTGATAATAAGGCTGTTATTGATTATAGTTTTCACGGAGTTTTGCAGCATGTTGATGAAGATGTTCTTAATGGGCTTGAAGTATTAGCAAAAGAAGAAGGCTTACAAAGTACAAAATTGTATTTAACTTATAACTATAAAATAGAAGATGATAATGTTGTGCGTGTACTTAAAAAAATGAAAGAGCTTAATGGAGTTTCTGCTTTTCATGCTGAGAACCATTATGTAGTAGAATATTTAAAAAAGAAATTTGTTGAAGAGGGAAAAACTTCTGTACATTATCACCCTATAAGCAGACCTCCTGAAGCAGAAGCAGAGGCTGTTAATAGAATTATACATTTATCTGTTATAGCGGGAAATGCTCCTGTATATATAGTTCATACTTCTGCAGCAAAAAGTGTTGATGAAATAGTTAATGCTAGAGCTTTGGGACACAAAAATATTTTTTCAGAAACTTGTCCTCAGTATTTAGTTTTAACTGATAAAGAATATGACAGAGAAGACGGACTTAAATTTGTAATGTCTCCTCCATTAAGAAAACAGGAAGACTCTGACAGATTATGGAAAGCTATTGCAGACGGACATATTCAGGTAATAGCAACAGACCATTGTCCTTTTAATTATGAAACAGATAAAATAAAAGGAAAAGATAATTTTACTAAATGCCCTAATGGTGCAGGCGGAGTTGAGGAGAGATATCCTTTGATGTTCTCTGAAGGAGTTATGAAAGGAAGAATAAGTATTAATAAATTCGTTGAAACTTTATGCTATAACCCTGCTTTAATATATGGACTTTATCCAGAGAAAGGTGCTATTATTCCAAATGCCGATGCTGATATTACTATAATAGACCCTAATAAAAAATCAGTTATCACAAAAACAAATATGCATGGGGCTTGTGATTATACTGCTTATGAAGGAATTGAACTTTTATGTTCTATTGATACAGTTATATCAAGAGGAAAAATTGTATGTAAGGATAATAAGTTTGTAGGCACTAAAGGACATGGAAAATTTATAAAAAGAAAAACACTAGATAAATATGCAGATTTTAGTAATCATTTTAAATTAGGTGATTATGTGGATATTGATTGTAACTAA
- a CDS encoding acyl-CoA dehydratase activase: protein MYYIGIDIGSTASKVAVYDDKKNDFVELFMIPTGWSGVEASSQILKMLEEKNIKKEDSYFVGTGYGRVAIEYADKTITEITCHAKGANFLFSNLDGTLIDIGGQDTKIISIKNGKVDNFIMNDKCSAGTGRFIELMANSLGCSISTLLEEAQKCESTDVVISSMCTVFAETEVIGLKASGKEKKEIAYAIVNSVANKVSSLCGKFKDDTYFLTGGLCMFDYLVKALEKALGGKVITDKRGQYAGAIGAAIIGFEKKSNNKIINNTKNNIAENNEHNKEKRLIITFNTTTDVMRAEKTFKNVMAQTNEVLGNIISIPSEISAGCGMCWESEVVFEEKLINILKENDIEYDNCYKIEK from the coding sequence ATGTATTATATTGGTATAGATATAGGTTCAACGGCTTCTAAGGTTGCTGTTTATGATGATAAAAAAAATGATTTTGTAGAACTGTTTATGATTCCTACTGGTTGGTCTGGAGTGGAAGCTTCTTCACAAATATTAAAAATGCTTGAAGAGAAAAACATAAAAAAAGAAGATTCATATTTTGTTGGTACTGGTTATGGGAGGGTTGCAATAGAATATGCTGACAAAACTATAACAGAGATTACTTGTCATGCTAAAGGAGCTAATTTTTTATTTTCAAATTTAGACGGCACATTGATTGACATAGGAGGGCAGGATACAAAAATAATAAGCATAAAAAACGGTAAAGTTGACAATTTTATTATGAATGATAAATGTTCTGCAGGCACTGGTAGATTTATAGAGTTAATGGCTAATTCTTTGGGTTGTTCTATATCAACACTTCTTGAAGAGGCTCAAAAATGTGAAAGCACTGATGTTGTAATAAGCTCTATGTGTACTGTATTTGCTGAAACTGAGGTTATAGGTCTTAAGGCTAGCGGAAAAGAAAAAAAAGAGATTGCTTATGCTATAGTAAACTCTGTTGCAAATAAAGTCTCTTCATTATGCGGAAAGTTTAAAGATGATACTTATTTTCTAACTGGCGGATTATGCATGTTTGATTATTTAGTTAAGGCTTTAGAGAAAGCTTTAGGCGGAAAGGTGATAACAGATAAAAGAGGGCAGTATGCTGGTGCTATAGGTGCTGCTATAATAGGATTTGAAAAAAAATCTAATAATAAAATAATTAACAATACAAAAAATAATATAGCAGAAAATAATGAACATAATAAAGAAAAAAGATTAATAATAACATTCAATACCACAACAGATGTTATGAGGGCAGAAAAGACTTTCAAAAATGTTATGGCTCAAACCAATGAAGTATTGGGGAATATTATATCTATACCAAGTGAAATATCTGCAGGGTGTGGCATGTGTTGGGAGAGTGAAGTTGTTTTTGAAGAGAAGTTAATTAATATATTAAAAGAAAATGATATAGAATATGATAATTGCTATAAGATAGAAAAATAG